A window of Synergistaceae bacterium contains these coding sequences:
- a CDS encoding MgtC/SapB family protein, whose amino-acid sequence MSNNPFFNDPIANFLGSWSVNINIYSVLFRICLVVIFSAIIGCERSSKRHSAGLRTFIIVSLACAVSAMIDICVIVHSHEGFAVISAAAIVSVAMISGNFILFSSKSQIKGLTTSAGLWACGIIGLAAGSGFYTITLIAFVALLCCISQLPFIETVLKDRSNHFEIHLELNNSSNLQDFAATIRKLGLKIDDIESNPAYANSGLSVYSVSMTINERDFERYKKHSDIIEALRSLDYIHYIEEMN is encoded by the coding sequence ATGTCAAATAATCCTTTCTTTAATGACCCGATTGCAAATTTTCTCGGCTCGTGGTCAGTGAATATTAATATTTATTCTGTATTATTTCGTATATGCCTCGTCGTAATTTTTTCTGCGATTATAGGCTGTGAACGTTCAAGCAAGAGACATTCTGCCGGACTCAGAACATTTATAATTGTTTCGCTGGCTTGTGCTGTGTCTGCAATGATTGATATTTGCGTCATTGTGCACAGTCATGAAGGTTTTGCGGTAATTTCTGCGGCGGCTATCGTGTCAGTTGCGATGATAAGCGGAAATTTTATTTTGTTCAGCTCTAAGAGTCAAATCAAGGGCTTGACAACTTCTGCGGGACTCTGGGCTTGCGGTATAATCGGACTTGCGGCAGGGTCTGGATTCTATACTATTACACTAATTGCATTTGTCGCGCTCCTGTGCTGCATTTCCCAACTTCCATTTATCGAGACAGTATTAAAGGATAGATCCAACCATTTTGAGATTCATTTAGAGTTAAATAACAGCTCAAACCTTCAAGATTTTGCTGCTACGATTCGGAAATTAGGACTCAAAATTGATGACATCGAGTCAAATCCTGCATATGCAAATTCGGGCCTTAGCGTTTATTCAGTGTCTATGACAATTAACGAGCGAGATTTTGAACGTTATAAGAAACATAGTGATATTATAGAAGCGTTAAGGTCTCTCGATTATATTCACTATATCGAAGAAATGAATTAA
- a CDS encoding 4-diphosphocytidyl-2C-methyl-D-erythritol kinase, producing the protein MRIILPTFAKLNLTLRVINKRPDGYHNLVSTFLKIPSGDVLYISESTANIDIVNANISIIGENIISKALRIAREEGFKIPYLNVKIHKSIPPGSGLGAGSGNAAAILKFFGAERVAAKVGADVPFLCSDLNMALVAGIGDQIERVTYQQIHGVIAIPDWKTDTKAAYKELDELEEGHGFDILLARTELRDIYHANAGAGLKVGLLPNDFLKVLIKTHPKYNELFKMFESSGAGAWGLTGSGSAAFAVLKESVKFNWPSYIKNVLYF; encoded by the coding sequence ATGCGTATAATTCTGCCGACGTTCGCAAAATTAAATCTGACTCTCAGAGTCATTAACAAGAGGCCCGACGGTTATCATAATCTTGTGTCAACGTTCTTGAAGATTCCTTCAGGCGACGTGCTTTACATCTCCGAATCTACAGCAAATATTGACATTGTAAACGCGAATATAAGCATAATCGGCGAAAATATAATCTCTAAGGCTCTGAGAATTGCGCGTGAAGAGGGATTCAAGATTCCCTATTTGAACGTGAAGATTCATAAAAGCATTCCTCCGGGATCCGGACTCGGTGCAGGTTCAGGCAATGCGGCGGCGATATTAAAATTTTTCGGTGCAGAAAGAGTCGCAGCTAAAGTCGGCGCGGATGTTCCGTTTTTGTGTTCAGATTTAAATATGGCTCTTGTTGCGGGAATAGGCGACCAGATCGAAAGAGTTACATATCAGCAAATTCACGGCGTTATTGCGATTCCTGACTGGAAGACTGACACAAAAGCGGCTTATAAAGAACTTGACGAACTCGAAGAAGGACACGGCTTTGATATTTTGCTTGCACGCACAGAATTGCGGGATATTTATCATGCAAACGCGGGGGCAGGACTCAAAGTCGGATTATTGCCTAATGATTTTCTGAAAGTGTTGATAAAGACTCACCCGAAATATAATGAGTTATTCAAAATGTTTGAGTCATCAGGTGCAGGAGCATGGGGACTCACGGGTTCAGGGAGTGCGGCATTTGCTGTGTTGAAGGAGTCTGTAAAATTTAATTGGCCGAGTTACATTAAGAACGTTTTATATTTCTAG
- a CDS encoding branched-chain amino acid aminotransferase, with amino-acid sequence MQISITKNPNPGTMPPSDKLGFGSIFSDHMFMMDYTDAEKWHNARIVPFGPIPINPAASVLHYANEVFEGMKAYRWADGSIHLFRPMENAKRINISAERIGLPQIPNDIFVEAVREVVKVDKNWVPSGEGTSLYIRPFLYAIDPELALHGIHQATFVIILSPSASYFAEGIKPVKIMLETEDVRAVRGGTGYTKCGGNYAASNRAGDRAMEKGYSQVLWLDGVHRKYIEEVGAMNVMFKINGVVVTPSLENGSILGGITRKSCLEVLKKWGIPAEERLLSVDELIESAANGKLEEAFGTGTAAVISPIGELAYQDKKYTVNDFKIGPVAQKLYDELTGIQWGKRPDPFGWTECV; translated from the coding sequence ATGCAGATAAGCATCACAAAGAATCCTAACCCCGGCACAATGCCTCCGAGCGATAAATTAGGTTTCGGATCAATCTTCAGCGATCATATGTTCATGATGGATTATACCGACGCTGAAAAATGGCACAATGCGCGTATAGTTCCTTTCGGGCCGATACCGATTAATCCTGCTGCGAGCGTTTTACATTACGCAAATGAAGTCTTCGAGGGCATGAAAGCATATCGATGGGCAGATGGCAGCATTCATTTATTCAGACCGATGGAGAATGCAAAGCGAATCAATATTTCAGCTGAAAGAATAGGACTCCCGCAAATCCCTAATGATATTTTTGTCGAGGCCGTGCGCGAGGTCGTGAAAGTTGATAAAAACTGGGTGCCTTCAGGTGAAGGAACGTCATTATATATTCGCCCGTTTTTGTACGCGATAGATCCTGAATTAGCGTTACATGGGATTCATCAAGCTACGTTTGTGATAATTCTTTCACCTAGTGCGAGCTATTTTGCAGAAGGAATCAAGCCCGTTAAAATTATGCTCGAAACCGAAGACGTTCGCGCAGTAAGAGGCGGAACAGGTTACACAAAGTGCGGAGGAAATTACGCAGCCAGCAACCGCGCAGGAGACAGAGCAATGGAAAAAGGTTATTCGCAAGTTCTATGGCTTGACGGAGTACACCGCAAATATATTGAAGAAGTCGGCGCAATGAATGTAATGTTCAAGATTAACGGCGTTGTTGTAACTCCTTCACTTGAAAACGGTTCAATCTTAGGCGGCATTACTCGTAAATCGTGCTTAGAAGTGCTCAAAAAATGGGGCATTCCCGCAGAAGAAAGACTCTTAAGCGTCGATGAATTAATCGAGTCAGCAGCAAACGGCAAATTAGAGGAAGCATTTGGAACAGGAACAGCAGCAGTTATTTCACCAATCGGCGAGCTTGCATATCAGGACAAGAAATATACAGTAAACGACTTCAAGATCGGCCCGGTTGCGCAAAAATTATATGACGAGCTGACCGGAATACAATGGGGCAAGAGGCCGGACCCGTTTGGGTGGACTGAATGCGTATAA